From one Paenibacillus sp. FSL K6-1330 genomic stretch:
- the gyrA gene encoding DNA gyrase subunit A has product MAEENFSQIKDRDIGTEMRESFMDYAMSIIVSRALPDVRDGMKPVHRRILYAMSELGMAPDKPHKKSARIVGEVIGKYHPHGDSAVYESMVRMAQDFSMRYMLVDGHGNFGSIDGDMAAAMRYTEARLSKIAMEMLRDINKETVDFAPNYDGEEQEPVVLPARYPNLLVNGVSGIAVGMATNIPPHNLGEVIDGVQAMIRNPDITPMELMDYIQGPDFPTAGYILGREGIRQAYRTGRGSVTMRAKATIEENNNKARIVVHEIPYQVNKARLVEKIAELVRDKRIDGITDLRDESDRNGMRIVIELRRDVNPNVVLNNLYKHTAMQSNFGINMLAIVNNEPKILNLRDVLFHYLEHQVVVIRRRTEFELKKAEARAHILEGLRIALDHLDEVIALIRASQTTEAAREGLMERFGLSHEQAQAILDMRLQRLTGLEREKIENEYQELLARIAELREILANEHLVLQIINDELQEIKERFSDERRTEITVGEDSILDEDLIPREEVIITITHTGYIKRLPANTYRSQKRGGRGVVGMDTKSEDFVEHLFVTNSHHYLMFFTDKGKAYRLKAYEIPELSRTARGTPIINLIQIEQGESINAVIPVENFDSDNFLFFATRQGVVKKTPLEDYVNIRKGGLIAINLREDDSLIEVKLTDGQQEIIMGTAQGMSIRFKESDVRSMGRSATGVKGITLDDHDEVIGMDVVDQELDILIVTTKGYGKRTPASDYRSQTRGGKGIKTINITEKNGPVVALKVVKSEEDLMIITSSGTIIRTSMEGISTMGRYAQGVKLINIREDDSVGTVCRADKSDEPEAGEEEEEGQDGTEPLEPTEE; this is encoded by the coding sequence ATGGCGGAAGAAAATTTCTCCCAAATCAAAGATCGTGACATTGGTACCGAGATGCGCGAGTCCTTTATGGACTACGCGATGAGTATCATTGTCAGCCGGGCTTTGCCGGATGTACGGGACGGAATGAAGCCAGTACACCGTCGTATTTTATATGCGATGTCTGAACTTGGAATGGCCCCGGATAAACCGCATAAGAAATCGGCAAGAATTGTTGGCGAGGTTATCGGTAAGTACCATCCTCATGGTGATTCCGCAGTTTATGAATCCATGGTTCGGATGGCGCAGGACTTCTCCATGCGTTATATGCTTGTTGATGGACACGGAAACTTCGGTTCCATTGACGGCGATATGGCAGCGGCTATGCGTTATACCGAGGCTCGTTTATCGAAGATTGCTATGGAAATGCTGCGTGATATTAATAAAGAGACTGTAGACTTTGCTCCTAACTATGACGGTGAGGAACAGGAACCGGTCGTTCTTCCCGCGCGTTATCCTAACTTGCTGGTAAACGGCGTATCCGGGATTGCAGTAGGTATGGCTACTAATATTCCGCCTCATAATCTCGGTGAAGTGATCGATGGCGTTCAGGCGATGATTCGAAACCCGGATATCACACCGATGGAGCTGATGGACTATATTCAAGGACCGGATTTCCCGACAGCGGGATATATTCTGGGACGTGAAGGGATTCGTCAAGCCTACCGCACGGGGCGAGGGTCCGTTACGATGCGGGCAAAGGCGACCATTGAAGAGAATAACAACAAGGCGCGCATTGTCGTTCACGAGATTCCGTATCAGGTGAACAAGGCTCGTTTGGTTGAGAAGATCGCGGAACTGGTTCGCGATAAGCGGATTGATGGCATTACGGATCTCCGCGACGAGTCGGACCGTAACGGTATGCGGATTGTTATTGAGCTGCGCCGGGACGTCAATCCGAATGTCGTTCTGAATAATCTGTACAAACATACGGCCATGCAGTCTAATTTCGGTATTAACATGCTGGCCATCGTAAACAATGAGCCGAAAATTTTGAACCTGCGTGACGTGCTGTTCCACTATTTGGAGCATCAGGTCGTCGTTATCCGTCGCCGGACCGAGTTTGAACTGAAGAAGGCGGAAGCTCGGGCTCATATTCTCGAAGGTTTGCGGATTGCGCTGGATCATCTCGATGAGGTTATTGCCCTCATTCGCGCGTCACAGACCACAGAGGCTGCTCGCGAAGGCTTGATGGAGCGTTTCGGTCTCAGTCATGAGCAGGCGCAGGCCATTCTGGATATGCGTTTGCAGCGCCTGACCGGACTCGAACGTGAGAAGATTGAGAACGAGTACCAGGAATTGCTTGCCAGAATCGCGGAACTGCGCGAGATCTTGGCTAATGAGCATCTTGTGCTGCAGATTATCAATGATGAGCTCCAAGAGATTAAGGAGCGCTTCTCTGATGAACGCCGTACCGAAATTACGGTCGGGGAAGACAGCATCCTGGACGAGGATCTGATTCCACGTGAAGAAGTGATCATCACCATTACGCATACCGGTTACATCAAGCGTCTGCCTGCGAACACCTATCGCAGCCAGAAGCGGGGCGGCCGCGGCGTAGTGGGGATGGATACGAAGAGTGAGGATTTTGTCGAGCATCTCTTCGTTACGAATTCTCACCACTACCTGATGTTCTTCACGGACAAAGGGAAGGCGTACCGGTTGAAAGCTTATGAGATCCCAGAGCTTAGCCGTACCGCCCGCGGAACACCGATCATCAACCTGATTCAGATTGAACAGGGCGAGTCGATCAATGCCGTGATCCCTGTGGAGAACTTTGACAGCGATAATTTCCTGTTCTTTGCAACGCGCCAGGGTGTCGTTAAGAAAACCCCACTTGAGGATTATGTCAATATCCGCAAGGGCGGTCTGATTGCGATCAACCTGCGCGAGGATGATTCCCTGATCGAGGTTAAGCTGACAGATGGTCAGCAGGAGATCATCATGGGTACGGCACAGGGAATGTCCATCCGCTTCAAGGAGAGTGATGTTCGCTCGATGGGAAGAAGCGCGACGGGGGTTAAAGGAATTACACTGGATGACCATGATGAAGTCATTGGCATGGACGTGGTGGACCAGGAACTTGATATCCTTATTGTAACGACCAAAGGTTACGGTAAGCGGACGCCTGCAAGCGACTACCGCAGCCAGACCCGTGGCGGTAAAGGGATCAAGACCATCAATATTACGGAGAAAAATGGACCAGTTGTGGCACTTAAGGTCGTGAAATCAGAAGAGGATCTCATGATTATTACGTCTAGCGGCACCATCATCCGTACGAGCATGGAGGGTATCTCTACCATGGGCCGTTATGCTCAGGGCGTGAAGCTGATCAACATCCGTGAGGATGATTCCGTAGGTACCGTGTGCCGTGCGGATAAGAGCGATGAGCCTGAAGCCGGCGAAGAGGAAGAAGAAGGCCAAGATGGCACGGAGCCGCTTGAGCCGACGGAAGAATAA
- a CDS encoding HD-GYP domain-containing protein, translating to MTIKAVNEVVAGVKLAKDVYTPLGGLLLQKGKVLLPRDLEVLKAFMVDRVIVESVEADSTRIPTVKSAGQKPSLIFTGNQQGSGNEEAPVRKDLALHEEYDKTMILVKNCYQSAITGELRMYEVRNQMDNLLKHQHEYHILKFIPRMTNRHDYRYHSAVLCALSSYKLAQWVGLPQKDWMQVAFAGLLHDIGNAKIDPIVLNKPSKLTDEENEEVRQHTTYGYQILKNVAAVNEGVRLAALQHHEKVDGSGYPLRLEGNKIHIYAKIVAVTDIFHAMTLDKFYRNAQSPYVVLEQIQLEAFGKLDPKIVQTFIHKVTALHSGTRVRLSNGTSGEIVFTDAQHPTRPMVSVQGEIINLMQQRQLYIEEVIY from the coding sequence ATGACGATCAAAGCCGTGAATGAAGTGGTGGCTGGAGTAAAGCTGGCCAAAGATGTGTATACGCCTCTGGGAGGCCTTTTGCTTCAAAAAGGGAAGGTCTTGCTTCCTCGGGATCTAGAGGTTTTGAAAGCTTTCATGGTGGACCGTGTTATTGTGGAATCCGTTGAGGCAGACAGCACTAGAATACCAACCGTAAAATCCGCCGGACAGAAGCCGTCGCTGATCTTTACGGGAAATCAACAGGGCAGTGGGAACGAAGAGGCACCTGTCCGGAAAGACTTGGCTTTGCATGAGGAATACGACAAGACCATGATCCTGGTCAAAAACTGTTACCAATCCGCCATAACGGGCGAGCTGCGAATGTATGAAGTTCGCAATCAAATGGACAACTTATTAAAACACCAACATGAGTATCATATCCTTAAATTTATTCCACGCATGACCAATCGCCATGATTATCGCTATCACAGTGCAGTACTGTGTGCCCTTTCCTCTTATAAGCTGGCACAATGGGTGGGGCTCCCGCAAAAAGATTGGATGCAGGTAGCCTTTGCAGGACTGCTGCATGATATCGGAAATGCCAAGATTGATCCGATTGTGTTGAACAAACCTTCCAAACTAACCGACGAAGAGAATGAAGAAGTACGTCAGCACACGACCTACGGTTATCAGATTCTCAAGAATGTTGCGGCGGTGAATGAAGGAGTTCGGCTAGCAGCTCTCCAGCATCATGAGAAAGTAGATGGCTCGGGGTATCCACTGCGGCTGGAGGGGAACAAGATTCATATCTATGCCAAGATCGTTGCTGTTACCGATATCTTTCATGCGATGACACTGGATAAGTTCTATCGAAATGCCCAATCGCCTTATGTTGTGTTGGAACAAATCCAACTGGAGGCCTTTGGCAAGCTGGATCCAAAGATCGTTCAGACTTTCATCCACAAGGTAACCGCCTTGCATTCAGGTACTCGAGTGCGGTTGAGTAATGGCACTTCGGGAGAAATCGTATTTACGGATGCCCAGCATCCAACGAGACCGATGGTATCGGTTCAGGGGGAGATCATTAACTTGATGCAGCAGCGCCAACTCTATATAGAAGAAGTCATTTATTGA
- a CDS encoding extracellular matrix/biofilm biosynthesis regulator RemA family protein, producing the protein MYIHLGGEKIIRSSELVGIFDISIEKSSKISKQFVTHAQQHKVVEMIGEEDPKSIVVTKSIVYYSPISSATLKKRANHFVAQA; encoded by the coding sequence ATGTATATTCATTTGGGCGGAGAGAAGATCATCCGTTCGTCGGAGCTGGTTGGAATTTTTGATATCTCGATCGAGAAATCCTCAAAAATCTCCAAGCAGTTCGTCACGCATGCCCAGCAGCATAAAGTCGTGGAGATGATTGGCGAAGAAGATCCGAAATCCATTGTGGTGACGAAATCGATCGTCTATTACTCTCCGATCTCCTCTGCAACGCTTAAGAAGAGAGCCAATCATTTTGTAGCTCAGGCATAA
- the gyrB gene encoding DNA topoisomerase (ATP-hydrolyzing) subunit B, with product MSMNQPTYDENQIQVLEGLEAVRKRPGMYIGSTSAKGLHHLVWEVVDNSIDEAMAGICDHIEIIVHEDNSVTVVDNGRGIPVGENAKLKKSTLEVVMTVLHAGGKFGGGGYKVSGGLHGVGVSVVNALSSKVVVQVKRDGHIYQQEYHRGVPQYDIKIIGDSDDHGTTVTFLPDSEIFTETTEYDYNTLLTRIRELAFLNKGIALTLTDERTGASDYFKYEGGIIEYVKFLNEKKEALHEDPIYVEGSRDNIQVEVSLQYNDSYTENIYSFANNINTHEGGTHESGFKSALTRIINDYARKTGLIKDNTNNLSGDDVREGLTAIISVKVPEPQFEGQTKTKLGNSEVRGIVESLFAEKLQEFLQENPSVSRRILEKALQASRAREAARKAREMTRRKSALEVSALPGKLADCSSKDASISELYIVEGDSAGGSAKQGRDRHFQAILPLRGKILNVEKARLDRILSNAEIRAIITALGTGIAEDFDLSKARYHKIIIMTDADVDGAHIRTLLLTFFYRYMRKLVEAGYIYIAQPPLFKIERNKVIRYAGSEKERDQIIKEFGENVKINVQRYKGLGEMNAGQLWETTMDPESRTMLQVTIEDAILADTLFDTLMGDNVEPRRDFIQEHAKSVRNLDV from the coding sequence ATGTCTATGAATCAACCGACATATGATGAGAATCAGATTCAGGTACTGGAAGGATTAGAAGCCGTTCGTAAACGTCCGGGGATGTACATCGGGTCCACCAGTGCCAAGGGTTTGCATCATTTGGTATGGGAAGTTGTGGACAATAGTATTGACGAAGCAATGGCGGGAATATGCGACCATATCGAAATCATTGTCCATGAGGATAACAGCGTTACCGTTGTCGATAACGGGCGCGGAATTCCGGTCGGCGAGAACGCCAAACTGAAGAAGTCGACGCTGGAAGTCGTTATGACCGTCCTTCATGCCGGCGGTAAGTTTGGCGGCGGCGGATATAAAGTATCCGGCGGTCTGCATGGTGTTGGTGTCTCAGTTGTGAATGCACTGTCTTCGAAAGTCGTGGTTCAGGTCAAACGTGATGGGCACATCTACCAACAGGAGTATCATCGTGGCGTACCTCAATATGATATCAAGATCATCGGGGATTCCGACGATCACGGGACAACCGTAACCTTCCTGCCGGATTCGGAGATTTTCACGGAAACAACGGAATATGATTACAACACGCTGCTGACACGGATCCGTGAGCTGGCGTTCCTGAACAAGGGCATTGCGCTTACACTGACGGACGAACGTACAGGTGCCTCCGACTATTTTAAATACGAGGGCGGAATCATTGAATACGTCAAGTTCCTGAATGAGAAGAAGGAAGCGCTGCACGAAGACCCTATCTATGTTGAGGGTTCACGGGATAATATTCAGGTTGAAGTGTCGCTCCAGTATAACGATAGCTATACCGAGAATATTTACTCTTTTGCAAATAATATCAACACGCACGAAGGCGGAACGCACGAATCCGGCTTTAAGAGTGCGCTCACTCGAATCATCAATGACTATGCCCGCAAAACGGGATTGATCAAAGATAACACCAACAACCTGTCGGGTGACGATGTGCGTGAAGGATTGACGGCAATCATCTCGGTCAAAGTACCGGAACCGCAGTTCGAAGGACAAACCAAAACCAAGCTCGGCAACAGTGAAGTGCGCGGTATTGTGGAATCCTTGTTCGCTGAGAAGCTGCAGGAGTTCCTGCAGGAGAATCCATCGGTTTCCCGCCGGATCTTGGAGAAGGCGCTCCAGGCATCACGTGCTCGTGAAGCGGCGCGTAAAGCCCGCGAGATGACACGCCGGAAGAGTGCGCTTGAAGTCAGCGCATTACCAGGTAAACTGGCAGACTGCTCTTCCAAGGATGCCTCCATCAGTGAGCTGTACATCGTCGAAGGTGACTCTGCCGGCGGATCCGCCAAGCAGGGACGCGATCGACATTTCCAAGCCATTTTGCCACTTCGGGGTAAAATTCTCAACGTGGAAAAGGCGCGGCTTGACCGTATCCTCTCCAATGCGGAGATCCGGGCGATCATTACGGCGCTGGGCACAGGGATTGCGGAAGATTTCGATCTGTCCAAGGCCCGTTACCACAAAATCATTATTATGACTGATGCCGATGTCGACGGTGCGCATATTCGTACCTTGCTGCTGACGTTCTTCTACCGTTACATGCGTAAGCTGGTGGAAGCTGGTTATATCTATATCGCCCAACCGCCGCTCTTCAAGATCGAGCGCAATAAGGTGATCCGTTATGCCGGCAGTGAGAAAGAACGTGACCAGATCATTAAGGAGTTCGGTGAGAACGTCAAAATTAACGTACAGCGCTACAAAGGTCTCGGCGAGATGAACGCCGGACAGCTGTGGGAGACGACGATGGATCCGGAGAGCCGTACCATGCTTCAGGTGACCATCGAAGATGCGATCCTGGCCGATACATTGTTTGATACCCTGATGGGCGATAACGTTGAACCGCGACGGGATTTCATTCAGGAGCATGCGAAGTCGGTCCGTAATTTGGACGTATAA
- a CDS encoding YheC/YheD family protein — MTIQRVASKWAKTKILLKNKGLVSYVPSTRQYSLEALEDMLGTHTLVYIKPDRGTYGMGVMSVEQLHSQNDDADETTTTSYKLRYEQKTEIFTSLESLHKTLSTLFQGQTYLIQQGIHLLSHKGNPFDLRVLTQKSPSGQWVSTGIIGRVAAKNKIITNHHSGGVVQHYKPLMTEHMTAEEAENIRRELNTLGVNVAAQLQKSYPNLKEIGLDIAIDGRWNIWILEVNTKPALFPFKKFFKDPSIYNQVKKYATAYGRNLSSKKKVKKTG, encoded by the coding sequence TTGACTATTCAACGCGTTGCAAGCAAGTGGGCGAAAACGAAAATACTCTTGAAAAATAAAGGTCTCGTCTCTTATGTTCCCTCCACCCGCCAATATTCATTGGAGGCGCTTGAAGACATGCTCGGTACACATACGCTTGTGTATATCAAGCCTGACCGGGGAACCTACGGTATGGGCGTCATGTCAGTCGAGCAGCTCCATTCCCAAAACGATGATGCCGACGAAACCACGACTACTTCCTACAAGCTTCGTTATGAACAGAAAACCGAAATATTTACCTCTCTGGAGAGTCTCCATAAAACACTGAGCACTCTGTTCCAGGGCCAGACGTATCTGATTCAGCAAGGCATCCATCTGCTTAGTCATAAGGGTAACCCCTTTGATCTTCGAGTACTTACACAGAAAAGTCCATCGGGTCAGTGGGTGAGCACAGGAATAATCGGGCGGGTGGCGGCCAAGAATAAAATCATTACCAACCATCACAGCGGCGGCGTGGTTCAACACTATAAACCGCTGATGACCGAGCATATGACGGCAGAAGAGGCAGAGAATATCCGAAGAGAGCTGAATACGCTTGGGGTGAATGTCGCAGCCCAGCTGCAGAAATCCTATCCCAATCTGAAAGAAATCGGCTTGGATATTGCCATTGACGGTCGCTGGAACATCTGGATCTTAGAGGTTAATACCAAACCTGCACTGTTCCCGTTCAAGAAATTTTTCAAAGATCCGAGCATCTACAATCAAGTAAAAAAATATGCGACCGCTTATGGGCGTAACTTATCAAGCAAGAAAAAAGTCAAAAAGACCGGTTAG